In Coregonus clupeaformis isolate EN_2021a chromosome 15, ASM2061545v1, whole genome shotgun sequence, one genomic interval encodes:
- the LOC121582624 gene encoding ciliogenesis-associated TTC17-interacting protein isoform X1, whose translation MELLQQLDHLLQELRRQTVFPLSPLKGSSLKGLVCEGSSLLLLMWLPLRKNVPNNMTLFHQDPHISTSTCQTLPPKCAKSLVGQRVKLWSEGAGVQTMEVFGVERTVEDIPATWQCWHCYFLHDGHLASHQHEAPAAPAPNTHRRS comes from the exons ATGGAGCTGCTGCAGCAGCTAGACCACCTCCTACAG gaactgaggaggcagactgtcttccctctgtctcctctgaaGGGTTCTTCTCTGAAGGGGTTAGTGTGTGAAGGCTCTAGCCTGCTGCTTCTAATGTGGCTCCCTCTGAGGAAGAACGTCCCGAACAACATGACCTTGTTTCACCAGGACCCTCACATCTCAACCTCCAC TTGTCAGACACTTCCACCCAAATGCGCGAAGAGTCTGGTGGGCCAACGCGTCAAACTGTGGTCAGAGGGAGCTGGGGTGCAGACGATGGAGGTGTTTGGTGTGGAGAGGACAGTGGAGGACATCCCAGCCACTTGGCAGTGTTGGCACTGCTACTTCTTACATGACGG ACACCTGGCCAGCCATCAACATGAGGCTCCTGCTGCTCCCGCCCCAAatacacacag GAGGAGTTGA
- the LOC121582624 gene encoding ciliogenesis-associated TTC17-interacting protein isoform X2, whose amino-acid sequence MTEVRDDKPVFEKRRLVWEEYMQMHSKFLDRKEELKVEHASYLRKHPAIRGMMADFFAVPVTSETEQRLHVHPQTSPPTDPRGAPSTPHLDDTLWLHVNSLVRSFLSVTLVRTILFWLALDTSMYRGPRSSNINAFMDVL is encoded by the exons ATGACGG aGGTGAGGGATGATAAGCCAGTGTTTGAGAAGAGGCGTCTGGTGTGGGAGGAGTACATGCAGATGCACTCCAAGTTCCTGGACAGAAAG GAGGAGTTGAAGGTGGAGCATGCCTCGTACCTGCGGAAGCACCCGGCGATCCGCGGCATGATGGCTGACTTCTTTGCAGTTCCTGTTACTTCAGAAACCGAGCAACGTCTTCATGTTCACCCTCAAACTTCGCCTCCCACCGACCCCCGAGGGGCACCTTCAACACCTCACCTTGATGACACGCTGTGGCTGCATGTCAATAGTCTAGTTAGGAGCTTCCTCTCAGTCACTTTAGTGAGGACAATACTATTCTGGTTAGCACTTGACACTAGTATGTACAGAGGCCCTCGATCATCAAATATTAATGCTTTTATGGATGTTTTgtga